The sequence below is a genomic window from Rhizobium sp. NXC14.
GAGCTTTTGCCGCGAACTGATCGTTCCAGTGCATGGGTGCGAAAATGCCGCCGCGCGCCTGGCGGTCGGTCACCAGCGCCCGCACGATCGCTTTGCCCTGGGGGCTCTCGATCTCGACGAGGCCGGCGCTTGATATGCCGGTCTCGATCGCATCGCGCGGATGGATCTCGGCAAAGGGTTCGGCGATATGGGCGGAAAGCCGCGCGCTCTTCCCGGTTCGTGTCATCGTGTGCCACTGATCGCGGATGCGACCGGTGTTCAGGGTGAAGGGGAAATCGGCATAGGTGCGATCTGTCGCAGGCGGTTTCACCGCGACGAAGCGCGCCTTGCCATCGGGATGAAAAAAGCCACCCTCGGCGAAGAAGCGGGTGACGCCGGGCGCCGTTCCTGCCGGCTGCGGCCACTGAAAGGGCGACAGTTCGTCGTAGGCGCCGCCGCTCGTGCCGGCGTGGGCGCCGATGTCGAAATCGCGGCTGCCGTCATTTTCGAAGGCGGAAAGCGCTGCATGTTCGGCAAAGATTGCATCCGGCGCCTCGAAATCGAAAGCGACGCCAAATCCCATGCGCCGTCCGACCTCCGCAAGCTGCCACCAATCGGCCCTGGCATCGCCGGGGGCATTGAGAAACGGCCGCTGCCTGGAAATGCGACGTTCGGAATTGGTAACGGTACCGTTCTTCTCGCCCCAGCCGAGCGAGGGCAAAAGCACATGGGCATGCCGGGTCGTATCCGTGTCTCTCAGAATGTCCGACACGACGACGAAGGGACAGGCGGCGATCGCGCTTTCGACGCTGTCGGCATCCGGCATCGACACAACAGGATTGGTGGCCATGACCCAGAGCGCCTTGATGCGTCCATCGGCCACCGCACGGAACATGTCGACCGCCTTCAAGCCGGGCTTTGCGGCGATGACGGGCGAATTCCAGAAGCGCTGCACGCGGTCGCGGTCATCCGCATTCTCGATCGCCATATGGGCGGCAAGCATATTGGCGAGGCCGCCGACCTCACGCCCGCCCATGGCGTTCGGCTGGCCGGTCAACGAGAACGGTCCCATGCCCGGCCGGCCGATGCGGCCGGTAGCGAGGTGACAGTTGAGGATGGCGTTGACCTTGTCGGTGCCGGAGGAGGATTGGTTGACGCCCTGGCTGTAGCAGGTGACGACCTTCTCGGTCGTCTCGAACAGGCGGAAGAACTCCCTGATCTGCATGGCCGGCAGACCGGTCCGTTCCAGGAGATCGTTGGTGTCAAGCGCGGCTGCGGCCGCAAAAGCATCGCCGAAACCCTCGGTATGGGCCGCGATATAGTTCTGGTCGATCGCCGGGCTTGTCGCAAGATGCGCAAGCAGTCCCATGAACAGCGCGACGTCGCCGTCCGGACGGATTGCCAGATGCAGATCGGCGATATCGCATGTCATCGTCCGGCGCGGATCGATGACGACGATGCGCATGTTGGGCCGTG
It includes:
- a CDS encoding nitrate reductase, translating into MTTEVKTTCPYCGVGCGVIATVDEAGAASIKGDPEHPSNFGRLCSKGSALAETIDLDGRLLHPEISGEKSDWDEALDLVARRFSETIAEHGPDSVAFYVSGQLLTEDYYMANKLMKGFIGSANIDTNSRLCMSSSVAGHRRAFGADTVPGTYEDLELADLVVLTGSNLAWCHPVIYQRLAAAKTARPNMRIVVIDPRRTMTCDIADLHLAIRPDGDVALFMGLLAHLATSPAIDQNYIAAHTEGFGDAFAAAAALDTNDLLERTGLPAMQIREFFRLFETTEKVVTCYSQGVNQSSSGTDKVNAILNCHLATGRIGRPGMGPFSLTGQPNAMGGREVGGLANMLAAHMAIENADDRDRVQRFWNSPVIAAKPGLKAVDMFRAVADGRIKALWVMATNPVVSMPDADSVESAIAACPFVVVSDILRDTDTTRHAHVLLPSLGWGEKNGTVTNSERRISRQRPFLNAPGDARADWWQLAEVGRRMGFGVAFDFEAPDAIFAEHAALSAFENDGSRDFDIGAHAGTSGGAYDELSPFQWPQPAGTAPGVTRFFAEGGFFHPDGKARFVAVKPPATDRTYADFPFTLNTGRIRDQWHTMTRTGKSARLSAHIAEPFAEIHPRDAIETGISSAGLVEIESPQGKAIVRALVTDRQARGGIFAPMHWNDQFAAKARIDAVVAPITDPISGQPASKNVAVAVRPFRATHYGFAVSAIKPDTPDAAYWAVAKAAGGWRLELAFTEAVEDWTAWCRKVFAIPAAIEPLGYADRQSGDLRLAFFDGEILLAALFLAREPVAVARNWAISQLSVVHGDLRKRFALVAGRPGGGRPDPGATVCSCFSVGVNQIAAAVRGGCHSVEEVGKETSAGTNCGSCRSEIGRIIDRCLAAAAE